TGATCGCCATCTTCGCCCTGCAGCGCGCCATCATCATCTACATGCTGTGACGCCTGCCTGATCCGCTCTGCCTTCTTTCTTCCGCCGCATATCGCCGCCAGACGGCCAAGACAGGACCGCCCGCCCATGCCCGCCACGCTGATTGACGGCAAACACTATTCCGCCGAGGTCAAGGCGCGGGTCGCTGTGGGCGTCGAGGCGCTCAAGGCGCAGCACGGCATCACCCCGGCGCTGGCGGTGGTGCTGGTGGGCGAGGACCCGGCCTCAAAGGTCTATGTGGCCTCCAAGGGCCGGGCCTGTGCCGAAGTCGGCATACGCTCCATCGAGCACCGCCTGCCGGAGACCACCAGCGAGGACAAGCTGCTGGCGCTGGTCCGCCAGCTCAATGACGACCCCGAAGTCAGCGGCATCCTGGTTCAGTTCCCGGTACCGGCGCAGATTTCCCAGCAGGCGGTGATCAACACCATCGATCCGCTCAAGGATGTGGACGGGCTGCACCCGCTCAATGCCGGGCGGCTGGCCAGCGGGCTGGATGCCATGGTGCCCTGCACGCCGTATGGCGCCTATCTGATGCTCAAGGGCGTGCGGGATGATCTCTCGGGCCTCAAGGCGCTGGTGATCGGCCGGTCCAACCTGGTCGGCAAGCCGGTGGCGCAGCTGCTGCTGAAAGAGAACTGCACCGTCACCATGGCGCATTCGCGCACCAAGGATCTGCGGGCCGAGGCGCGGGCGGCGGACATTCTGGTGGCCGCCATCGGCCGTCCGCATTTCGTCCAGGCGGACTGGGTGAAGCCCGGCGCGCTGGTGATCGATGTGGGCATCAACCGCATTCCGGCGCCGGAGAAGGGCGAGGGCAAGACGCGGCTGGTGGGCGACGTGGATTTCACGCCCGCCTCGGAGATCGCCGGGGCTATCACCCCGGTGCCCGGCGGTGTCGGGCTGATGACGGTGGCCTGCCTGATGCGCAACACGCTGATCGCCGCGCACCGGCAGGCGGGCCTCGCCGACCCGGCGGTTTGAGCACGGCCCTTTAACTCCCATTTTCCAAGGAGCGGCACATGCAGACACGGCAGCTAGGATCGCTCTGGCCCGTCAGCGCGCTCACCCTCGGCGGCGGCGGGCTCGGCCAGCTCTGGGGAGAAACCTCCCGCGAGGAAGCGGTGGCCACGGCGCGGGCCGCGGTCGAGGGCGGTATCACCCTGCTTGATATGGCCCCGGGCTACGGGCGCGGTGAGGCTGAGCAGGTCATTGGCGCGGCCTTCGACGGCGCGCTGCCTGACGGTGTGCGCGTCACCACCAAGTGCCAGCTCGGCTCCCCGCCGGCTGACAAGATTGCCGCGGAGCTTGAGCGCAAGCTAGTGCGGTCGCTGGAAACGATGAAGGTCGAACGGGCGGACATCTATTTCCTGCATTCGAATATCTGCCCGGATGATTACGAGTATGCCCGCAACGCGGAGACGCAGCACCGCTGGGCGACGCGGTTTTCTCTCTATACGGACCACGTGATCCCCGCCATGGAAGCCCTGAAGGAAAAGGGGCTGATCGGTGCCTGGGGCATTACGGGGACGGGCCTGCCGCGCGCGGTGATGGATGCCCTGCGCCATGAAGTGAAACCCGATGCCGTCCAGGCTGTCGCCAATCTGATGGATTCCGCCGGCGACATGCGCAGCTATGAAGAGCCCGCAGAGCCGCGCAACATCATCCGCACGGCAAAGAACAATGATGTGGGCGTGCTGGGCATCCGCGCCGTGCAGGCAGGCGCGCTGACGGCGGCGATCGACCGCGCCCTGCCCGCCGACAATGCCAATGTGGCCGACTACAAGAAGGCCGAGCCGTTCCGTGCCCTGTGCGCGGAACTGGGCGAAGACCCGGCCGTGGTGGCGCATCGCTATGC
The sequence above is drawn from the Pyruvatibacter mobilis genome and encodes:
- the folD gene encoding bifunctional methylenetetrahydrofolate dehydrogenase/methenyltetrahydrofolate cyclohydrolase FolD, yielding MPATLIDGKHYSAEVKARVAVGVEALKAQHGITPALAVVLVGEDPASKVYVASKGRACAEVGIRSIEHRLPETTSEDKLLALVRQLNDDPEVSGILVQFPVPAQISQQAVINTIDPLKDVDGLHPLNAGRLASGLDAMVPCTPYGAYLMLKGVRDDLSGLKALVIGRSNLVGKPVAQLLLKENCTVTMAHSRTKDLRAEARAADILVAAIGRPHFVQADWVKPGALVIDVGINRIPAPEKGEGKTRLVGDVDFTPASEIAGAITPVPGGVGLMTVACLMRNTLIAAHRQAGLADPAV
- a CDS encoding aldo/keto reductase — translated: MQTRQLGSLWPVSALTLGGGGLGQLWGETSREEAVATARAAVEGGITLLDMAPGYGRGEAEQVIGAAFDGALPDGVRVTTKCQLGSPPADKIAAELERKLVRSLETMKVERADIYFLHSNICPDDYEYARNAETQHRWATRFSLYTDHVIPAMEALKEKGLIGAWGITGTGLPRAVMDALRHEVKPDAVQAVANLMDSAGDMRSYEEPAEPRNIIRTAKNNDVGVLGIRAVQAGALTAAIDRALPADNANVADYKKAEPFRALCAELGEDPAVVAHRYALGMEGVDSVILGVKNRDELAMLLRAEERGPLEDDVRAKVDALRLNFQIPRIPLEEISLEDLTR